From bacterium, a single genomic window includes:
- a CDS encoding ATP-binding cassette domain-containing protein yields MPQIMVEKLIKTFQVAERSTGFMGAVKGLVHRKYRTVNALDGIDFSLDQGELVGLIGPNGAGKSTTVKILSGIMVPDSGRVEVMGRIPWKERIESVRHIGVVFGQRTQLWWDLPVIESYQLLKDIYRIPDRQYKNHLDRSVELLDLKSLLDVPVRQLSLGQRMKCDLAAVLLHSPKILYLDEPTIGLDAVSKLAIRDIIGRINREQGVTVILTTHDMDDIETLCRRVIVINQGKIFMDGTLQQLRSLVTTERRLIVDMEDAGAMVSDPDAELIKREGHRVWLRFDPERVAITELINRIAGAHQIRDLFVENPPIEEIIAKLYGRAAL; encoded by the coding sequence ATGCCGCAAATCATGGTTGAAAAATTGATCAAAACCTTTCAGGTGGCAGAACGGTCAACCGGTTTCATGGGAGCCGTGAAAGGATTGGTCCATAGAAAATATCGAACCGTCAATGCCCTTGACGGAATTGATTTTTCCCTGGATCAGGGGGAATTGGTGGGATTGATCGGCCCCAACGGAGCGGGGAAAAGCACCACGGTTAAGATCCTTTCAGGGATCATGGTGCCGGATTCCGGCCGGGTGGAGGTGATGGGGCGCATACCCTGGAAAGAAAGGATAGAATCGGTGCGGCACATCGGCGTGGTGTTCGGGCAGCGAACCCAGCTTTGGTGGGATCTGCCGGTGATAGAGTCTTACCAGCTGCTGAAGGACATCTACCGGATCCCCGACCGCCAATATAAAAACCATTTGGACAGGTCGGTGGAACTGCTCGACCTGAAAAGCCTGCTGGACGTCCCGGTGCGGCAGCTTTCGCTGGGACAGCGGATGAAATGCGACCTGGCGGCGGTGTTGCTGCATTCTCCCAAAATACTGTACCTGGATGAACCGACCATCGGCCTGGATGCCGTCAGCAAACTGGCCATCCGCGACATTATCGGCCGGATCAACCGCGAACAGGGCGTGACGGTCATACTGACGACCCACGACATGGATGACATCGAAACGTTGTGCCGGCGGGTGATCGTCATCAACCAAGGCAAGATATTCATGGATGGCACCCTGCAACAGCTGCGGTCACTGGTGACCACCGAAAGGCGGCTGATTGTTGATATGGAAGACGCCGGAGCGATGGTGAGCGATCCCGATGCCGAGCTGATAAAACGCGAAGGCCACCGGGTGTGGCTGCGGTTCGATCCGGAGCGGGTTGCGATCACGGAACTGATCAACCGGATCGCCGGGGCGCACCAGATCCGGGATCTTTTTGTGGAAAACCCGCCGATCGAGGAGATCATCGCCAAATTATATGGCAGGGCGGCGCTATGA
- a CDS encoding ABC-2 family transporter protein, producing the protein MKPYWAIFKTRCAVMLQYRTAAVAGFCTQLFWGLILVMLYQALYHSSSGPKPMTLPQVISYIWLGQAMLLVLPWSNDRDVMQMIRDGGVGYELIRPVRLYGMWYSRFLATKVVPMTMRSIPIFLIAIPFLGLQPPASSPAAIAFAIAMLFGILLSTSIVVCMNILFFWTVSGEGLSQLLMVFTFLFSGTYIPLPLLPDWSQPIVSFLPFRGLMDIPFRLYLGQLPVRELPRLMQGQCLWIIFFVLAGHLLLRRGLKLVVIQGG; encoded by the coding sequence ATGAAACCCTACTGGGCCATCTTTAAAACCCGCTGTGCGGTGATGCTCCAGTACCGGACGGCGGCCGTCGCCGGCTTTTGCACCCAGCTTTTCTGGGGGCTGATCCTGGTAATGCTTTACCAGGCTTTGTACCACTCTTCATCGGGACCCAAACCGATGACCCTGCCGCAGGTGATAAGTTACATCTGGCTGGGGCAGGCCATGCTGCTGGTGCTGCCGTGGTCAAACGACCGGGATGTGATGCAGATGATCAGGGACGGCGGCGTGGGGTACGAGTTGATAAGGCCGGTCAGGCTCTATGGGATGTGGTACTCCAGGTTTCTGGCCACCAAGGTTGTGCCCATGACCATGCGCTCCATTCCCATATTCCTGATCGCCATCCCGTTCCTGGGGCTGCAGCCCCCGGCCTCGTCCCCTGCTGCCATAGCATTTGCCATCGCAATGCTGTTCGGCATCCTGCTCAGCACCTCGATCGTGGTCTGCATGAATATCCTGTTCTTCTGGACCGTTTCGGGCGAGGGACTTTCCCAGCTGCTGATGGTCTTCACCTTTCTCTTCTCCGGCACCTACATTCCGCTGCCGTTGCTGCCGGACTGGTCCCAACCCATCGTCAGTTTCCTGCCCTTCCGGGGACTGATGGACATTCCCTTCCGGCTTTACCTGGGGCAATTGCCGGTCAGAGAGTTGCCGCGCCTGATGCAGGGACAGTGTCTGTGGATCATCTTTTTCGTCTTGGCCGGGCACCTGCTGCTCCGGCGGGGCTTGAAATTGGTCGTCATCCAGGGAGGTTGA